In Gymnogyps californianus isolate 813 chromosome 6, ASM1813914v2, whole genome shotgun sequence, a single window of DNA contains:
- the LRRC18 gene encoding leucine-rich repeat-containing protein 18 yields the protein MAKGKAKGQKGKKITLKIAKNSIRISFDGGRRLDLSKMGITTFPKCILKLADVDELDLSRNMLKKIPSSIQKFQKLRWLDLHSNQLEELPEAIGTLQNLFYLNICNNKLTTKNLPEELNLLKNLRILNLGLNCLDSIPTSLGALKELKEIGLFDNALTTIPNSVRKLPKLKKLNAKRNPFPDSTKQEEHADSIKRIETLYLVQEKDLCCSCLKMCQDERDKLNKLENVTHSPSKKPSFPLLLTPNSSAKDNQEEWRLRGKHP from the coding sequence ATGGCCAAGGGGAAAGCAAAAGGtcaaaaagggaagaagatcACCTTGAAAATTGCCAAAAATTCCATCCGGATATCTTTTGATGGAGGGCGCCGTCTTGATTTAAGCAAGATGGGTATCACCACCTTCCCCAAGTGCATTCTGAAACTGGCTGATGTGGATGAACTTGATTTGAGcagaaacatgttaaaaaagatTCCAAGCAGCATCCAGAAGTTCCAGAAACTGCGCTGGCTGGACCTGCATAGTAATCAGCTCGAGGAGCTGCCTGAGGCAATAGGTACGCTTCAGAACCTTTTCTACCTGAATATATGCAACAACAAGCTGACCACCAAAAATCTGCCAGAAGAGTTGAACCTTCTCAAGAACCTGCGTATTCTCAACCTTGGCTTGAACTGTCTTGACAGTATTCCCACCAGTCTTGGGGCCCTGAAGGAACTTAAGGAGATAGGTCTCTTTGACAATGCCTTGACCACCATCCCAAACAGTGTGAGAAAGCTCCCCAAGCTCAAGAAACTGAATGCAAAAAGAAACCCCTTCCCAGATTCAACAAAGCAAGAAGAGCATGCCGACTCCATTAAACGCATAGAAACACTTTACTTAGTACAAGAGAAAGACCTGTGCTGTTCCTGCCTGAAGATGTGTCAGGATGAGAGGGACAAGCTGAACAAGTTAGAGAATGTGACACATAGCCCCTCAAAGAAGCCAAGTTTCCCTTTACTCCTTACACCCAATTCCTCTGCAAAGGATAACCAAGAAGAATGGAGATTAAGAGGCAAACATCCCTGA